In Dyella terrae, one DNA window encodes the following:
- the mutL gene encoding DNA mismatch repair endonuclease MutL produces the protein MASIRPLPPELINQIAAGEVIERPSSVVKELVENSLDAGATRIEVDIEQGGSRLIRIRDDGAGIAPDELALAVASHATSKIGSFDDLEHVASMGFRGEALASVSSVARFSLTSRARNQDTAFRIEVDGGKIQTARPAQHPQGTSVEVRDLFYNVPARRKFLRAERTEFAHIDDLLKSLALARRSVEFRLSNNGKPTRILKAARDDASTLQRVAEVMGDEFPAQSLHVDHAVAGLHLSGWVGLPTASRSQADSQYFYVNGRLVRDRIVAHAVRQAYADVLFHGRHPAFVLYLELDPAGVDVNVHPAKHEVRFREQRLVHDFLFRTLHEALAQTRAGASLPSPTSETMPVAAGAYGREPLTTTPAWSGQFNQSRLSLGVRDEPLAAYAALVGEQASVSESIVAPAYVPMPPAQADEVPPLGFAIAQLKSIYILAENAHGLVLVDMHAAHERITYEKLKAGRACSNLRSQLMLVPLHVAVSAREAAAAEEHADALAEWGLELSRSGPSGVVVRRIPALLEGADVAQLCRDVLAELALHGSSRRLQELENELLSTMACHGSVRAGRRLTLPEMNALLREMEATERSGQCNHGRPTWTQLSLGELDKLFLRGR, from the coding sequence ATGGCTTCCATTCGTCCGCTTCCCCCCGAACTCATCAACCAGATTGCCGCCGGCGAGGTGATCGAACGTCCGTCGTCCGTGGTCAAGGAACTGGTGGAAAACAGCCTTGATGCCGGCGCGACGCGCATCGAGGTCGATATCGAGCAGGGCGGTTCGCGCCTGATCCGCATCCGCGATGATGGCGCCGGCATCGCGCCGGACGAGCTGGCGCTGGCCGTGGCTTCGCACGCCACCAGCAAGATCGGCAGCTTTGACGATCTTGAACACGTGGCCAGCATGGGCTTTCGTGGCGAGGCGCTGGCTTCCGTTTCCTCGGTCGCTCGCTTTTCGCTGACGTCACGCGCACGCAACCAGGACACGGCATTTCGCATTGAAGTGGACGGCGGCAAGATCCAGACCGCGCGGCCCGCGCAGCATCCGCAGGGCACCAGCGTGGAAGTGCGGGACCTGTTCTACAACGTGCCGGCGCGAAGGAAATTCCTGCGCGCTGAACGCACGGAGTTCGCACATATCGACGACTTGCTGAAGTCACTCGCTCTGGCCCGTCGCTCGGTGGAATTTCGCCTCAGCAACAATGGCAAGCCGACGCGCATCCTCAAGGCCGCGCGCGATGATGCGTCCACGCTGCAACGCGTCGCCGAAGTGATGGGGGACGAATTCCCGGCGCAGAGCCTGCATGTCGATCACGCCGTGGCCGGGCTGCACCTTTCCGGTTGGGTGGGGTTGCCGACCGCGTCGCGTTCGCAGGCTGATTCGCAGTACTTCTATGTCAACGGCCGGCTGGTGCGTGACCGCATCGTGGCGCATGCCGTTCGGCAGGCTTACGCCGACGTACTCTTCCACGGGCGTCACCCGGCGTTCGTGTTGTATCTGGAGCTCGATCCGGCCGGCGTCGACGTCAACGTGCATCCGGCCAAGCATGAGGTGCGCTTCCGCGAGCAGCGGTTGGTGCACGATTTCCTGTTTCGCACCTTGCACGAGGCGTTGGCGCAAACGCGCGCCGGCGCGTCGCTGCCTTCGCCGACGTCTGAGACTATGCCAGTCGCCGCGGGAGCCTATGGCCGCGAGCCTCTGACGACCACGCCTGCCTGGTCTGGCCAGTTCAATCAGAGTCGTTTGAGCCTGGGCGTGCGTGACGAGCCGCTTGCCGCTTATGCGGCACTTGTCGGTGAACAGGCCAGCGTCAGCGAGTCGATCGTAGCGCCGGCTTACGTGCCGATGCCGCCGGCGCAGGCCGATGAAGTGCCTCCACTGGGCTTCGCCATCGCCCAGCTCAAAAGCATCTACATCCTGGCGGAAAATGCGCACGGGCTTGTGCTGGTCGACATGCATGCCGCGCATGAGCGAATCACCTATGAAAAACTGAAGGCCGGGCGTGCCTGCAGCAACCTTCGTTCGCAGCTGATGCTGGTGCCCTTGCACGTGGCCGTCAGCGCCAGGGAAGCCGCTGCTGCCGAGGAACACGCCGACGCGTTGGCGGAGTGGGGGCTGGAGCTGTCCCGCAGTGGCCCGTCGGGCGTTGTCGTGCGACGGATTCCCGCGCTGCTGGAAGGCGCGGATGTCGCGCAGCTTTGCCGAGACGTGCTGGCTGAGCTGGCCTTGCACGGCAGTTCGCGTCGCCTGCAGGAGCTCGAGAACGAATTGCTGTCCACCATGGCCTGCCACGGGTCCGTGCGGGCAGGGCGCCGTTTGACCCTCCCCGAAATGAATGCACTGCTGCGCGAAATGGAAGCCACGGAACGCTCCGGGCAGTGCAACCACGGTCGTCCAACCTGGACCCAGCTGAGTCTGGGTGAGCTGGACAAGCTGTTCCTGCGCGGTCGCTGA
- a CDS encoding DUF1684 domain-containing protein: MLRRAAFVVALISGVTYVHADTSSPVPAAYQQEIQQWRDKRVANLTSPTGWLSLIGLEWLKEGDNRVGSAADNDIVLTAGPAHLGAIHLDAHGAMHIVLADHAGATIDGKSVRESALVDDMHAGEAGPTLVAFGSASFFVIDREGRKGLRIKDTAAPTRKSFSGIDYFPVDAAWRIEAEWVPFDPPQTLEIGTVIGTIEKVDVPGKAVFHHDGHTFELLPYQEEPGGELFFVLADQTSGRETYGAARFLYAALPKDGKVILDFNKAYNPPCAFTPFATCPLAPPENRLDVAIRAGEKKYTGGH, from the coding sequence ATGCTGCGTCGCGCTGCTTTTGTCGTTGCCCTGATATCCGGAGTCACCTACGTGCACGCTGATACCTCTTCGCCTGTCCCTGCCGCTTATCAGCAGGAGATCCAGCAGTGGCGCGACAAGCGCGTTGCCAATCTCACCAGTCCCACCGGCTGGCTGAGCCTGATTGGCCTTGAGTGGCTGAAGGAAGGCGACAATCGCGTCGGCAGCGCGGCGGACAACGACATCGTGCTGACGGCCGGTCCGGCCCATCTGGGTGCCATCCACCTGGATGCGCATGGCGCCATGCATATCGTCCTGGCCGACCATGCCGGTGCCACGATCGATGGCAAGTCCGTGCGTGAGTCCGCCCTGGTCGATGACATGCATGCGGGCGAAGCGGGCCCGACTCTGGTGGCCTTCGGTTCAGCGAGTTTCTTCGTGATCGACCGCGAGGGGCGCAAGGGTCTGCGCATCAAGGATACGGCTGCCCCGACGCGCAAGAGCTTCAGCGGCATCGATTATTTCCCCGTCGACGCTGCCTGGCGCATCGAGGCGGAATGGGTGCCCTTCGATCCGCCGCAGACGCTGGAAATCGGCACCGTGATCGGCACCATCGAGAAGGTCGACGTGCCAGGCAAGGCGGTGTTCCATCATGACGGCCACACGTTCGAGCTGCTCCCGTACCAGGAGGAACCGGGCGGCGAGCTGTTCTTCGTCCTGGCCGACCAGACATCCGGTCGCGAGACCTACGGCGCGGCGCGCTTTCTGTACGCGGCATTGCCGAAAGACGGCAAGGTGATCCTGGATTTCAATAAGGCCTACAACCCGCCGTGTGCCTTCACGCCGTTCGCGACCTGTCCGTTGGCGCCGCCGGAGAATCGGCTGGATGTAGCGATCCGGGCGGGCGAGAAGAAGTACACGGGCGGACACTGA
- a CDS encoding enoyl-CoA hydratase/isomerase family protein: protein MAYRNLEVSNRGAVRTITVNRPDKLNALNRDTLNELTLAFNQAAQDDSVRAVILAGAGEKAFVAGADISEMNGYTPTQAQGFSRAGQQLMTRIERLGKPVVARIQGFALGGGMELAMACHLRIASEKAKFGQPEINLGLIPGFGGTQRLLRLAGRQAALELCLTGALIQAQRAYELGIVSRVVAPEALDETVNTLADQLAASAPLAAAGILDAVLQGGETSLDQGLEFETQAFALAFSTDDMREGTSAFLEKRKPEFKGR from the coding sequence ATGGCCTATCGCAACCTCGAAGTCAGCAACCGCGGTGCGGTCCGCACCATTACCGTGAACCGCCCGGACAAGCTCAATGCGCTCAACCGTGACACCCTCAACGAGCTGACCCTGGCCTTCAACCAGGCGGCCCAGGACGACAGCGTCCGTGCCGTGATCCTCGCGGGCGCGGGCGAGAAGGCCTTCGTCGCTGGTGCGGATATCAGCGAAATGAATGGCTACACACCGACCCAGGCGCAAGGCTTTTCCCGTGCCGGCCAACAGCTGATGACGCGCATCGAACGCCTGGGCAAGCCCGTGGTGGCGCGGATCCAGGGCTTTGCCCTTGGCGGCGGCATGGAGCTGGCCATGGCCTGCCACCTGCGCATCGCCAGCGAGAAGGCGAAGTTCGGCCAGCCGGAAATCAACCTGGGCCTGATCCCGGGGTTTGGCGGCACCCAGCGCCTCCTGCGCCTGGCCGGTCGCCAGGCCGCCCTGGAGCTGTGCCTGACAGGTGCGCTGATCCAGGCCCAGCGTGCTTACGAACTGGGCATCGTCAGTCGCGTCGTCGCGCCCGAGGCGCTGGACGAGACGGTGAACACCCTCGCCGATCAGCTTGCCGCGTCGGCGCCGCTGGCCGCAGCGGGCATCCTCGACGCCGTGCTGCAAGGGGGCGAGACCAGCCTGGATCAGGGCCTGGAGTTTGAAACGCAGGCGTTTGCGCTGGCCTTCTCGACCGACGATATGCGCGAAGGCACGTCGGCCTTCCTTGAGAAGCGCAAACCTGAATTCAAGGGCCGCTGA
- a CDS encoding FKBP-type peptidyl-prolyl cis-trans isomerase encodes MTRLRWMALALTLLGAVAHAQSSGTAPDAQGGKLDKNKLSYAIGYQIGSQFASGDPDVDIAVMQRAIQDAYSKRKPTVSMQDMHEQLRTLDKHMHDKAVAEFQRVAQANAQRSAAYLASNRQKPGVVQLPSGIQYQVLNKGDGRDQPALNSTVTVNFRAMLIDGTEFDSSWAHGAPVSFIVNNKVIPGWQDVIQRMHVGDKWRVVIPPALAYGERGDLPRIGPNEALVFEIELLEIKQ; translated from the coding sequence ATGACTCGACTGCGTTGGATGGCCTTGGCCTTGACCCTGCTGGGTGCGGTAGCTCACGCGCAAAGCAGTGGCACGGCGCCGGACGCGCAGGGTGGCAAGTTGGACAAGAACAAGTTGTCCTATGCCATCGGCTACCAGATCGGCAGTCAGTTCGCGAGCGGTGATCCCGACGTGGATATCGCCGTCATGCAGCGCGCCATCCAGGACGCGTATTCCAAGCGCAAGCCGACGGTGTCCATGCAGGACATGCACGAGCAGTTGCGCACCCTGGACAAGCACATGCACGACAAGGCCGTGGCGGAGTTCCAGCGCGTCGCGCAGGCGAATGCCCAACGCAGTGCGGCCTACCTGGCCAGCAACCGGCAGAAGCCGGGCGTGGTGCAGCTGCCATCGGGCATCCAATACCAGGTGCTCAACAAGGGCGACGGCAGGGACCAGCCGGCGCTCAACAGCACCGTGACAGTCAATTTCCGCGCCATGCTGATCGACGGCACCGAATTCGACAGCTCCTGGGCACACGGTGCGCCGGTGAGTTTCATCGTCAACAACAAGGTCATCCCCGGCTGGCAGGACGTCATCCAGCGCATGCATGTCGGCGACAAGTGGCGCGTGGTCATTCCGCCGGCCCTGGCTTACGGCGAGCGCGGCGATCTGCCGCGCATCGGTCCAAATGAGGCCCTGGTGTTCGAGATCGAGTTGCTGGAAATCAAGCAGTAA
- a CDS encoding sulfurtransferase, which translates to MTLRTPLIDAAALRAMSPSDVLIVDCRIDLSDRSKSERAYLDGHIPGAVYVSLEDDLSDLSRIGEGLGRHPLPMEQAFSAVLSRIGWKPGLSMVCYDSAGGSLAAARLWWMMRLVGVHDVAVLDGGIQAWEAAGYPLESGKVERGATTVSLSYDARTFTTQHSDVSERPDQLLVDARAAPRYRGDVEPLDRVGGHVPGALNRPFADNLDDQGRFKSPARLREEFQAVIGTTQPDHVVHMCGSGVTACHNLLAMEVAGLHGSRLYAPSWSGWVSDPARPVAKG; encoded by the coding sequence ATGACTTTGCGTACTCCCTTGATCGACGCCGCGGCATTGCGTGCGATGTCACCGTCGGATGTGTTGATCGTCGACTGCCGGATCGATCTGAGCGACCGTAGCAAGAGCGAACGCGCCTATCTCGACGGTCACATTCCTGGCGCTGTGTACGTGAGCCTGGAGGACGACTTGTCCGACCTGTCGCGCATCGGAGAGGGCCTCGGACGGCATCCCTTGCCGATGGAGCAGGCGTTCTCGGCCGTGTTGTCCCGCATCGGCTGGAAGCCGGGGCTGAGCATGGTTTGCTATGACTCCGCCGGTGGCTCGCTCGCTGCGGCGCGCTTGTGGTGGATGATGCGCCTGGTCGGAGTGCACGATGTCGCTGTTCTTGATGGCGGTATCCAGGCCTGGGAAGCGGCGGGATATCCGCTGGAAAGCGGGAAGGTCGAGCGTGGGGCCACGACAGTTTCGCTCAGCTACGACGCGCGCACCTTTACGACGCAACACAGCGACGTCAGCGAACGTCCGGATCAGCTGCTGGTCGACGCCCGCGCGGCACCGCGTTACCGCGGCGACGTCGAGCCTCTGGATCGCGTCGGCGGCCATGTGCCCGGTGCGCTCAACCGTCCGTTCGCCGACAACCTCGACGATCAGGGGCGCTTCAAATCACCGGCGCGCCTGCGGGAGGAGTTCCAGGCGGTGATCGGTACGACCCAGCCCGATCATGTCGTGCACATGTGCGGCTCGGGCGTCACGGCCTGCCACAATCTGCTGGCCATGGAAGTCGCCGGGCTGCATGGCTCGCGCCTCTATGCGCCATCGTGGAGTGGCTGGGTGAGCGATCCGGCGCGTCCGGTCGCCAAAGGCTGA
- a CDS encoding enoyl-CoA hydratase/isomerase family protein codes for MLKIIQHDAITEINLARPPVNALNMSLLEAIQGALAQAFASGARGIVLSGAEGMFSAGVDVPALIGKDRAEVRAFWRMFFHTAAALAKSPVPIVAAITGHSPAGGAVLSLFCDYRVMAQGPFRIGLNEVQVGLTVPECIQMAMRRVVGTYRAERLLVAGAMIESEQALACGLVDELTGVDQVVTRSLHWLNELLALPPRAMSATRALARADLIEVWKDPDALPIDDFVDAFFGDETQAVLRQLVERLKNKK; via the coding sequence ATGCTCAAGATCATCCAGCACGACGCCATCACTGAGATCAACCTGGCGCGCCCGCCCGTCAATGCGCTGAACATGTCGTTGCTGGAAGCGATCCAGGGCGCACTGGCACAGGCGTTTGCCAGCGGTGCGCGAGGCATCGTGCTTTCCGGTGCCGAAGGTATGTTTTCCGCCGGTGTCGACGTGCCGGCCCTTATCGGCAAGGACCGCGCGGAAGTGCGCGCCTTCTGGCGCATGTTCTTCCACACGGCGGCGGCGCTGGCCAAGAGCCCGGTGCCCATCGTCGCAGCGATCACCGGTCACAGCCCGGCCGGCGGCGCCGTGTTGTCGCTGTTCTGCGATTACCGCGTGATGGCGCAGGGCCCGTTCCGTATAGGCCTGAATGAAGTGCAGGTCGGACTGACGGTACCCGAGTGCATCCAGATGGCCATGCGCCGCGTAGTCGGCACCTACCGTGCCGAACGCCTGCTGGTTGCCGGCGCGATGATCGAATCGGAGCAGGCTCTGGCCTGCGGACTGGTGGACGAGCTGACTGGCGTGGACCAGGTGGTGACGCGCTCGTTGCACTGGCTCAATGAGCTCCTCGCCCTGCCGCCGCGCGCCATGTCCGCGACGCGCGCCCTGGCCCGTGCCGACCTGATCGAGGTCTGGAAGGATCCGGATGCGCTGCCGATCGATGACTTCGTCGATGCGTTCTTCGGCGACGAGACTCAGGCTGTGCTGCGTCAGCTGGTCGAGCGTCTGAAGAACAAGAAGTAA
- a CDS encoding DUF4139 domain-containing protein, with protein sequence MSHLSRSILALSCAAVIGSATAAPATGRTELTLYRSDDGALYNVGDGGSVEAGYAMAREPRQIDLKQGVQDIVLGGLPAYLDSEALALNIDNGAGKVLSQRLRIGQGADAALGSLVGQPVDVVGSSGQVIASGTLLRASNGLLVSDAQGQTSLVREYAAVRARGTFNTGSSLELRVEGARAGKATASLSYPTGGLGWRAAYIGTLADGNSCKLQFESRASIANRSGRDWNDTQLTLIAGEPRFARNSGPRPMMMAAAAPRAKAAYDAAPEQDTVGDYRSYTLPGLVTLPDGSVTQTPLYATRSIDCERTLIYEAGNAGWSPNQPLIARDVGGNSGNTITSTLALTAFDSLPAGNLRVMTLDRQGSSQFIGEGRIADTPKRGKVDVTLGNAFDLRGERERTDFKVDKSARTMDEAFRVTLTNAGDSARTVTVREHPFRWREWSLASSSAKPSVQKPDLLEFRVQVPANGKVTLDYTLHYQWAADVQPQ encoded by the coding sequence GTGAGCCACCTTTCCCGCTCCATCCTCGCCCTGTCGTGTGCCGCCGTTATCGGCTCGGCGACCGCCGCGCCGGCCACTGGCCGCACCGAACTCACCCTTTACCGCAGCGACGATGGCGCGCTTTATAACGTCGGCGACGGCGGCTCTGTCGAGGCAGGCTATGCGATGGCACGCGAGCCGCGTCAGATCGACCTGAAGCAAGGCGTGCAAGACATCGTGCTGGGCGGCCTGCCTGCCTACCTCGATAGCGAGGCGCTGGCTCTCAACATCGACAACGGTGCCGGCAAGGTGCTGTCACAACGTCTGCGGATCGGCCAGGGTGCGGACGCCGCGCTGGGCAGCCTCGTCGGCCAGCCCGTCGATGTCGTGGGCAGCAGCGGACAAGTGATCGCCAGCGGCACCCTGCTGCGCGCGAGCAACGGCTTGCTGGTCAGCGATGCGCAAGGGCAGACGAGCCTGGTGCGCGAATACGCCGCGGTGCGTGCACGCGGCACGTTCAACACCGGCTCAAGCCTTGAGCTGCGCGTGGAGGGCGCCCGCGCCGGCAAGGCCACGGCCAGCCTCAGCTATCCCACAGGTGGCCTGGGCTGGCGAGCGGCGTACATCGGCACGCTGGCAGACGGCAACAGCTGCAAGCTGCAATTCGAATCGCGCGCCAGCATCGCCAACCGCAGCGGTCGCGACTGGAACGACACCCAACTCACTCTGATTGCCGGCGAGCCTCGCTTCGCCCGCAACTCCGGGCCGCGCCCGATGATGATGGCAGCCGCCGCACCGCGCGCCAAAGCCGCTTACGACGCCGCGCCGGAGCAGGACACCGTCGGTGACTATCGCAGCTACACCCTTCCCGGCCTCGTCACCCTGCCCGACGGCAGCGTGACGCAGACACCGCTGTACGCCACACGCTCGATCGATTGCGAACGCACCCTGATCTACGAAGCCGGCAATGCAGGCTGGTCGCCGAACCAGCCATTGATCGCACGCGACGTGGGCGGGAACAGCGGCAATACGATTACCAGCACGCTCGCACTGACGGCGTTCGACAGCCTGCCGGCCGGCAACCTCCGCGTGATGACACTCGACCGTCAGGGCTCGTCCCAGTTCATCGGTGAAGGCCGGATCGCCGACACGCCCAAGAGAGGCAAGGTCGACGTCACGCTGGGCAATGCCTTCGACCTTCGTGGTGAGCGGGAACGGACGGACTTCAAGGTCGATAAGTCGGCCCGGACGATGGACGAAGCCTTCCGTGTCACCCTGACCAATGCCGGCGACAGTGCGCGTACCGTCACCGTGCGAGAACACCCGTTCCGCTGGCGCGAGTGGTCCTTGGCGTCGTCCTCCGCCAAGCCTTCGGTGCAGAAGCCCGACCTGCTGGAATTCCGTGTACAGGTGCCGGCCAACGGCAAAGTCACCCTGGATTACACGCTTCACTACCAGTGGGCGGCCGACGTGCAGCCGCAGTAA
- a CDS encoding acyl-CoA thioesterase has product MSSGSTDTQAATEAAAKTAPLFTADIGVRWRDLDAFNHVNNSNYLTYLEEARLQWLRHVPGPWFDEHAMPVLAANEINYRYPIEWPAQLHVELFCERLGNSSMTIGHRIVDAEDNDRLYSDGRVVMVWMDPSTGKPVPLPPAIREAVEA; this is encoded by the coding sequence ATGAGCTCTGGCAGTACCGACACCCAGGCTGCAACAGAAGCCGCAGCCAAGACCGCCCCGCTGTTCACCGCCGACATTGGCGTGCGCTGGCGTGACCTGGACGCGTTCAATCACGTCAACAATTCGAACTACCTTACCTACCTGGAAGAGGCTCGCCTGCAGTGGCTGCGTCACGTGCCGGGCCCGTGGTTCGACGAGCACGCCATGCCGGTGCTGGCCGCCAACGAGATCAACTACCGCTATCCGATCGAGTGGCCGGCGCAGTTGCATGTGGAGCTCTTCTGCGAGCGACTGGGCAACAGCTCGATGACGATCGGCCATCGCATCGTCGATGCCGAAGACAACGATCGTCTGTACAGCGACGGTCGCGTGGTCATGGTGTGGATGGATCCGTCCACGGGCAAGCCCGTGCCGCTTCCACCGGCCATCCGCGAAGCCGTTGAGGCATGA
- the uvrA gene encoding excinuclease ABC subunit UvrA has product MDTIRIRGARTHNLKNIDLDLPRDQLIVITGLSGSGKSSLAFDTIYAEGQRRYVESLSAYARQFLSMMEKPDVDHIEGLSPAISIEQKSTSHNPRSTVGTITEVYDYLRLLFARVGTPRCPDHGIPLEAQTVSQMVDATLALDPDKRFMLLAPVIRERKGEHVQVFDQLRAQGFVRARVDGTVYELDAVPPLTLRQKHTIEVVIDRFRPRDDIKQRLAESFETALRLGDGLVIVVDMDNADAPEQLLSSRYSCPVCDYSLPELEPRLFSFNSPIGACPSCDGLGVTQVFDAARVVNHPELPLSGGAVRGWDRRNAYYFQMIVSLAQHYGFDVDTAWSQLPANVQNAVLQGSGKEKIAFRYITERGGRVTREHTFEGILPNLERRYRETESSAVREELAKYISEKPCPDCHGQRLNRSARNVFVADHALPSLTSRSIDDALAFFEKLTLAGWRGEIAVKIVKEIRERLSFLNDVGLNYLTLDRQADSLSGGEAQRIRLASQIGAGLVGVMYVLDEPSIGLHQRDNERLLGTLTRLRDLGNTVIVVEHDEDAIRLADHVLDIGPGAGVHGGEVVAQGTLKDILASKRSVTGQYLSGRRAIKVPEERRVQEDAESWLHLHGASGNNLKNVDLDIPAGLFTCVTGVSGSGKSTLINDTLFRIAATELNGASEQPAPYKSVENMELFDKVVDIDQSPIGRTPRSNPATYTGLFTPLRELYAQVPEARSRGYTAGRFSFNVRGGRCEACEGDGMIKVEMHFLPDVYVPCDVCHGKRYNRETLEIMYKGHTIADVLGMTVEDALKLFENVPTIARKLETLRAVGLDYIKLGQSATTLSGGEAQRVKLSKELSKRDTGRTLYILDEPTTGLHFHDIEQLLDVLHQLVEQGNTVVVIEHNLDVIKTADWIVDLGPEGGSGGGRILVSGTPEAVAATPSSHTGRFLAPHLKIANGKIAKNNGREKSAARKKIA; this is encoded by the coding sequence ATGGATACGATCCGCATCCGCGGCGCTCGCACGCATAACCTCAAAAACATCGATCTGGACCTCCCTCGCGATCAGCTGATCGTGATCACGGGCCTGTCCGGGTCGGGTAAATCGTCGCTCGCTTTTGACACCATCTACGCAGAAGGCCAGCGCCGTTACGTGGAATCGCTGTCGGCCTACGCGAGGCAATTCCTCTCGATGATGGAAAAGCCCGACGTGGACCATATCGAAGGTCTGTCGCCGGCGATTTCGATCGAACAGAAGTCCACTTCGCACAACCCGCGTTCAACCGTGGGCACGATCACCGAGGTGTACGACTACCTGCGCCTGCTGTTCGCGCGTGTCGGTACGCCTCGCTGCCCCGACCACGGCATCCCGCTGGAAGCGCAAACCGTGAGCCAGATGGTCGACGCCACGCTCGCGCTGGATCCGGACAAGCGCTTCATGCTGCTGGCCCCGGTCATTCGAGAACGCAAGGGTGAGCATGTGCAGGTGTTCGACCAGCTGCGCGCGCAGGGTTTCGTGCGCGCCCGCGTCGATGGCACCGTGTACGAACTCGACGCCGTACCACCACTGACGCTGCGCCAGAAGCACACCATCGAAGTGGTGATCGACCGCTTCCGTCCGCGCGACGACATCAAGCAGCGCCTGGCCGAATCCTTCGAGACCGCGCTGCGCCTGGGTGATGGCCTGGTCATCGTGGTGGACATGGACAACGCCGATGCGCCTGAGCAGTTGCTCTCGTCGCGTTACTCCTGCCCGGTCTGCGATTACTCGCTGCCGGAACTCGAGCCGCGCCTGTTCTCGTTCAACTCACCCATCGGTGCCTGCCCCAGCTGCGACGGTCTTGGCGTGACGCAGGTGTTCGACGCCGCACGCGTGGTCAACCATCCGGAGCTGCCGCTTTCCGGCGGCGCGGTGCGCGGCTGGGACCGCCGCAATGCGTACTACTTCCAGATGATTGTGTCGCTGGCGCAGCATTACGGCTTCGATGTCGACACGGCCTGGAGCCAGCTGCCGGCCAACGTACAGAACGCCGTGCTCCAGGGCAGCGGCAAGGAAAAGATCGCGTTCCGTTACATCACTGAACGCGGTGGTCGCGTCACACGCGAACACACCTTCGAAGGCATCCTGCCGAATCTCGAACGTCGCTACCGCGAGACGGAATCGTCCGCGGTGCGCGAAGAGCTGGCCAAGTACATCAGCGAAAAACCCTGCCCGGATTGCCACGGCCAGCGCCTGAATCGCTCGGCGCGCAACGTGTTCGTCGCCGACCACGCCCTGCCCTCGCTTACCTCGCGCTCGATCGATGACGCCCTCGCCTTCTTCGAGAAGCTGACCCTGGCGGGCTGGCGCGGCGAGATCGCGGTGAAGATCGTCAAGGAAATCCGCGAGCGCCTGAGCTTCCTCAACGACGTCGGCCTGAATTACCTGACGCTCGATCGCCAGGCGGACTCGCTCTCCGGCGGTGAAGCCCAGCGCATTCGACTCGCCTCGCAGATCGGTGCCGGCCTAGTCGGCGTCATGTACGTGCTCGACGAGCCGTCCATTGGCCTGCACCAGCGCGACAACGAGCGCCTGCTCGGCACGCTCACGCGTCTGCGCGACCTGGGCAACACGGTCATCGTGGTGGAGCACGACGAAGACGCCATCCGTCTGGCCGACCACGTGCTCGACATCGGCCCGGGTGCCGGTGTGCACGGCGGTGAAGTCGTCGCACAGGGCACGCTCAAGGACATCCTGGCCTCCAAGCGCTCGGTCACCGGCCAGTATCTGTCGGGTCGCCGCGCGATCAAGGTGCCGGAAGAGCGCCGCGTGCAGGAGGACGCAGAATCCTGGCTGCATCTCCACGGCGCCAGCGGCAACAATCTCAAGAACGTCGATCTCGACATCCCGGCCGGCCTGTTCACCTGTGTCACGGGTGTTTCTGGCTCGGGTAAGTCGACGCTGATCAACGACACGCTCTTCCGTATCGCCGCAACCGAACTCAATGGCGCCAGCGAACAGCCGGCGCCGTACAAGTCGGTCGAGAACATGGAGTTGTTCGACAAGGTCGTCGACATCGATCAGTCGCCGATCGGCCGCACGCCGCGTTCGAATCCGGCCACGTACACAGGCCTGTTCACGCCGTTGCGCGAACTCTACGCACAGGTGCCGGAAGCACGCTCACGCGGTTACACCGCCGGCCGCTTCAGCTTTAACGTGCGCGGAGGTCGCTGCGAAGCCTGCGAAGGCGACGGCATGATCAAGGTGGAGATGCATTTCCTCCCAGACGTGTACGTGCCCTGCGACGTGTGCCACGGCAAGCGCTACAACCGCGAAACGCTGGAAATCATGTACAAGGGCCACACCATCGCCGACGTGCTCGGCATGACGGTGGAGGACGCGCTGAAGCTGTTCGAGAACGTGCCGACCATCGCACGCAAGCTCGAAACGCTCCGCGCCGTGGGCCTGGACTACATCAAGCTGGGCCAGAGCGCGACCACGCTCTCGGGCGGTGAAGCGCAGCGCGTGAAGCTGTCCAAGGAACTGTCCAAGCGCGATACCGGCCGCACGCTGTACATCCTCGATGAGCCGACGACCGGCCTGCACTTCCACGATATCGAGCAGTTGCTCGACGTGCTGCATCAACTGGTCGAACAGGGCAATACCGTGGTGGTGATCGAGCACAATCTCGACGTGATCAAAACCGCGGACTGGATCGTCGACCTGGGTCCGGAAGGCGGTTCCGGCGGCGGTCGCATCCTGGTGTCCGGCACGCCGGAGGCCGTCGCCGCCACGCCGTCATCGCATACGGGACGTTTCCTGGCGCCGCACCTTAAAATCGCCAACGGCAAAATCGCCAAGAACAACGGGCGTGAGAAATCCGCCGCACGGAAAAAGATTGCATGA